DNA sequence from the Methylomonas albis genome:
TGGTATTCGGCCAGAGCTTGAGTTTCGTGCTCAAGCGATTCGCGTAAAATGTCGCCGATGTCGTGACGGTGGGTTTCGAGTAGCGGGCCAATGCCCAACGACGGATGCCCGCCCAAATGGGTGATCATTTCGCCGGCCTGGTTGGCATGCGTCAACGACTCCGAGGCTTGAGCACGCATCCACGACACGATCGGAATACGGTTGTAGCCGAACACCATCAAAGCATAGTGAGTATAACGCACGACACCCGCTAATTCGGCTTCCAGAATATTATTCAAAACGCTTAACACGGCATCTTGATCGATTTCGGTATTAACCATAACGCCCCCTTTGCATGTGGGATAAAGCCATTCGCACCGTAAAGCCGATCCGACAATATGGATAACGATAAGTTTGATTTTATAAACAAACTTTTGGGTTAAAGATGTTTGCAACGGCTAGCTCGCTAGGCTAAGCGAACTTAACCGCCTGTAGTGAGTCTTCCACTGTGCGGCGTTATCACGTCAGCAGCTCTCCAATCGACAGGAGAATTCATCATGGCAAATTTCGATCCTTTCGGTGTGATAAGGCCTTTAGGCCTCCCATCAGCTCCTCAGGCTACCTATTATTCATTACCTGATCTGAATGTCGGCAATGGGATGGGTATTGCCCGGCTCCCGTTTACCATCAAGATTCTGTTGGAGTCAGCGTTACGCCACTGCGACGGCTACCAAATCCACGAACAAGACGTCATCAAGGTGGCTGGTTGGCAAGCGCACGGCGTCCGACACGAGATACCTTTCAAACCCGCGCGGGTGGTGTTACAGGACTTTACCGGCGTCCCCGCATTGGTTGATTTGGCGGCAATGCGCGATGCGATGAGCGATTTGGGCGGCGATCCCAGCAAGATCAATCCGTTGGTACCGTGCGATCTGGTGATCGATCATTCGGTTCAGGTGGACTACTTCGGCAAGGCCAATGCCTTGGCCCAGAATGAAACGCTGGAGTTTCAGCGCAACGCCGAACGCTATACCTTTCTGAAATGGGGCCAAGCCGCATTCCGCAATTTACGGGTCGTCCCGCCTGCCACCGGCATCGTACATCAGGTTAATCTGGAATATCTGGCCTCGGTGGTATGCCGCGATAAAACTTCTAATGTCTGTTACCCCGACAGCTGCGTAGGGACCGATTCGCACACGACTATGGTCAACGGCTTGGGCGTATTGGCCTGGGGCGTCGGCGGCATCGAAGCCGAAGCCGTAATGCTGGATCAACCGATCTATATGCTGCTCCCCGATGTGGTCGGCATAAAAGTAACCGGCAACCTGCCAACCGGCGTCACCGCCACCGATCTGGTGTTACGGCTTACCGAGCTGTGTAGAGAGATTGGCGTCGTAGGAAAATTCGTCGAGTTTTTCGGCTCCGGCCTATCCTCGCTAAGCGTCGCGGACCGCGCTACCATCGGCAACATGGCGCCGGAACAAGGTGCGACGGTGAGCTATTTCCCCATCGACGATGAAACCCTGAACTACCTGCGGCTGACCGGACGTAGCGACACGCAAATTACGCTGGTCGAACATTACGCCAAACTGCAAGGCTTGTTTCGCGACAAGTCGACCGTAGACCCCGAGTTCAGCCAAATAG
Encoded proteins:
- a CDS encoding ferritin-like domain-containing protein; the encoded protein is MVNTEIDQDAVLSVLNNILEAELAGVVRYTHYALMVFGYNRIPIVSWMRAQASESLTHANQAGEMITHLGGHPSLGIGPLLETHRHDIGDILRESLEHETQALAEYHRLLGLVNGRNVLLEEYARRLCALEETHVGEVRKMLLKPGDL